From Toxorhynchites rutilus septentrionalis strain SRP chromosome 2, ASM2978413v1, whole genome shotgun sequence, a single genomic window includes:
- the LOC129768127 gene encoding uncharacterized protein LOC129768127 — MVRKYIRKRSPAKYSGQDLTDAMDDVKNGKMKIKAAAKHFRIPYATLFKRVKGLRGIKSITGGRPTALPLKVETQIADCIKKMDKWGFGLSKEETILAIAEYVKVNKLQTPFVSGVPGDDFFRNFKRRHHLSQKKPQAVEVARKRGADPFVMTEYFKLLKQVTTNVPPEQIYNIDETSFCLDPSRVKTVGETGRAAHRVTGGSGKENFTVLMGGNAAGDKLPPLIIFKGSNVWNSWMASKCDEFPGIVYAATKNGWMETDVFANYFERSFLSATAEGQLVLLYDGHVSHVSLALIQKAIENNVVILKLPPHTSHLLQPMDLAVFKPLKQDYDKCVIQWQRNHYGTKLSKSAFSNIISKVWRSFDSQIIKNGFRKAGVYPFSDKVIPEDKYEPRAWARFIASQQAAQTLDDNTVEIVEGSKKALPRVTNTRDAASATCNCIASSTGNDQMENDNPQNNSFEAILLDHVKQIPVSKAQRKKVCPGAEVITSTDAVVKLETIKSVKEATQKAKRKRASKKS; from the coding sequence ATGGTTCGCAAATACATTCGCAAGCGTTCTCCTGCTAAATACAGTGGACAGGACTTGACAGATGCGATGGATGATGTAAAAAACGGCAAGATGAAGATAAAAGCGGCAGCAAAGCACTTCCGAATCCCATATGCAACACTCTTCAAGCGAGTGAAAGGTCTGAGAGGCATTAAAAGTATAACGGGAGGCCGACCCACTGCTTTGCCGTTGAAGGTTGAAACACAGATCGCCGACTGTATCAAGAAAATGGATAAGTGGGGCTTTGGACTATCCAAAGAGGAGACAATTTTGGCAATAGCAGAGTACGTAAAAGTTAACAAGCTTCAAACACCGTTTGTAAGCGGTGTTCCGGGAGACGATTTTTTCCGGAATTTTAAGCGCCGGCATCATCTATCGCAAAAAAAGCCCCAAGCCGTTGAGGTCGCACGGAAACGAGGAGCTGATCCTTTCGTGATGACCGAATACTTCAAGCTCCTAAAACAGGTGACCACGAACGTTCCTCCAGAGCAGATATATAACATCGATGAGACTAGCTTCTGCCTCGATCCGAGTCGGGTTAAGACTGTGGGAGAAACTGGAAGAGCTGCTCATCGTGTCACGGGCGGTTCaggaaaagaaaattttactgTATTGATGGGAGGAAATGCGGCTGGTGACAAATTACCACCACTTATTATTTTCAAAGGATCCAACGTATGGAACAGCTGGATGGCTAGTAAATGTGATGAATTTCCTGGAATAGTTTATGCTGCAACCAAAAACGGCTGGATGGAGACGGATGTTTTCGCCAACTACTTCGAACGGTCCTTTCTGAGCGCTACCGCTGAGGGACAATTGGTCCTACTTTACGATGGCCATGTATCACATGTTTCTCTTGCTCTCATCCAAAAAGCAATCGAGAATAATGTTGTGATactcaaacttccgccccacaCAAGTCATCTCTTGCAGCCTATGGACCTGGCGGTGTTTAAACCATTGAAGCAAGACTATGACAAGTGCGTTATCCAGTGGCAACGGAATCACTATGGGACGAAGCTGTCTAAATCAGCTTTTTCAAACATTATCTCCAAAGTTTGGAGATCATTTGATTcacaaataattaaaaatggGTTCCGCAAGGCCGGCGTATACCCGTTTTCCGATAAGGTGATTCCGGAAGACAAATACGAACCGAGAGCATGGGCACGTTTCATCGCATCACAGCAAGCAGCTCAAACGTTAGATGACAACACTGTTGAGATCGTCGAAGGATCGAAGAAGGCGCTTCCAAGAGTAACAAACACCAGAGATGCAGCTTCAGCAACTTGTAATTGCATTGCTTCCTCAACAGGGAATGACCAAATGGAAAATGATAATCCACAAAATAATTCTTTTGAAGCGATTCTCCTTGACCATGTGAAACAGATTCCTGTTTCCAAAGCGcagagaaaaaaagtttgtcctGGGGCAGAAGTTATAACATCGACTGATGCCGTTGTGAAGCTGGAAACGATCAAATCGGTTAAAGAGGCGACACAGAAAGCAAAGCGTAAGAGAGCTTCGAAGAAATCATAA